In Anopheles gambiae chromosome 2, idAnoGambNW_F1_1, whole genome shotgun sequence, a single window of DNA contains:
- the LOC11175564 gene encoding uncharacterized protein LOC11175564, with amino-acid sequence MTIHSPFRTLPDVRPPKLLHRIVKMAFKVAAIAVLLTIVAINAAPQLDQLPMTTPGVGEIQAPVGGNQTNPGDLQNNLNTTVPANPAEGMGGAENATMPSNIGGMPNQLGTRLANRINRANNH; translated from the exons ATGACCATACATTCGCCATTCCGCACTCTGCCAGACGTTCGCCCGCCAAAGCTGCTTCATCGCATCGTAAAAATGGCTTTCAAAGTTGCTGCCATCGCCGTCCTGCTGACCATTGTTG CCATCAATGCCGCCCCCCAGCTGGACCAGCTGCCCATGACGACGCCCGGAGTCGGTGAGATCCAGGCGCCGGTCGGTGGCAACCAGACGAACCCGGGCGATCTGCAGAACAACCTCAACACGACCGTGCCCGCTAACCCGGCCGAGGGTATGGGCGGTGCGGAGAACGCCACCATGCCGTCCAACATTGGCGGCATGCCGAACCAGCTCGGCACACGGCTCGCCAACCGTATCAACCGGGCAAACAACCATTAA
- the LOC11176043 gene encoding uncharacterized protein LOC11176043 encodes MAFKVAAFAILLVVVAINAAPQLDQLPMTTPGVGEIQAPVGGNQTNPGDLQNNLNTTVPANPAEGMGGAENATMPSNIGGMPNQLGTRLANRINSRNNKH; translated from the exons ATGGCTTTCAAAGTTGCTGCCTTTGCCATTCTGCTGGTCGTTGTCG CCATCAATGCTGCCCCCCAGCTGGACCAGCTGCCCATGACGACGCCCGGAGTCGGTGAGATCCAGGCGCCGGTCGGTGGCAACCAGACGAACCCGGGCGATCTGCAGAACAACCTCAACACGACCGTGCCCGCTAACCCGGCCGAGGGTATGGGCGGTGCGGAGAACGCCACCATGCCGTCCAACATTGGCGGCATGCCGAACCAGCTCGGCACACGGCTCGCCAACCGTATCAACAgccgcaacaacaaacactaG
- the LOC1273410 gene encoding probable cytochrome P450 313a4 produces MLPGLFVLAACLCAVTLSWYWKQRLRWADDIPRARPTHRWLGNVGDFLGKSPGEVFLVLDRHFRQHDRLFTLRFGSQLAIGLTHPELVQKVLTHPDCQAKPDLYKVVRLPNGLLAAKYDVWKVHRKTLNSTFNARILESFVPIFNDCTQRLVGRLDRYARSGDRCNILEYISACTLEMISRTSLGGKVLEREGAEQFIANLEVALKTIGVRIFNIFLHIDFIYQFTALYRKEMRAINICQQFTSKIIQAKREEIGRLCDENSNQKLEPEQEHHYRKPQIFIDQLMKMPLTDPSARHFSDEEISDHIYTMIVAGNETSATQLAHTCLLLAMHPHIQTKAYEEVAGLVFSPDQEITIELMKDLHYLECVLKEAMRLMPVAPIVGRQSRAEIVLDGHRIPQGSVFLFHFYALHRRKDVWGPTADEFEPGRFLADGGRHPYAHLPFSGGPRGCIGYRYAMMSLKTLLAQLLRNYELTTELRYEDIRYQYQISLNLAFPHAVQLRRRAV; encoded by the exons ATGCTTCCCGGGCTGTTTGTACTGGCGGCGTGCCTGTGCGCCGTAACGCTGTCCTGGTACTGGAAGCAGCGGCTCCGCTGGGCCGACGACATTCCGCGCGCCCGTCCCACCCACCGGTGGCTGGGCAATGTGGGCGATTTTCTCGGCAAAAGCCCGGGCGAGGTGTTTCTCGTGCTGGATCGCCACTTCCGGCAGCACGATCGGCTGTTTACGCTGCGGTTCGGGTCGCAGCTCGCGATCGGCCTCACCCATCCGGAGCTGGTGCAGAAGGTGCTCACCCATCCGGACTGCCAGGCCAAGCCGGACCTGTACAAGGTGGTCCGGCTGCCGAACGGATTGCTGGCGGCCAAAT ATGATGTGTGGAAGGTGCACCGGAAAACGCTCAACTCCACGTTCAACGCCCGCATTCTGGAGAGCTTCGTGCCGATCTTCAACGACTGTACGCAGCGGCTGGTGGGGCGGCTGGACCGGTACGCCCGCTCCGGCGACCGGTGCAACATCCTCGAGTACATCTCGGCCTGTACGCTCGAGATGATAAGCCGCACCTCGCTGGGCGGCAAGGTGCTGGAGCGTGAAGGTGCCGAACAGTTCATCGCCAATTTGGAGGT AGcactcaaaacgattggtgtacgaattttcaacattttcctGCACATTGACTTCATCTATCAGTTCACCGCGCTGTACCGGAAGGAGATGCGAGCAATCAACATTTGCCAGCAGTTTACCAGCAAG ATTATCCAGGCTAAGCGGGAAGAGATCGGTCGTTTGTGTGATGAAAATAGCAACCAAAAGCTGGAACCCGAGCAGGAGCACCACTACCGAAAGCCGCAGATTTTCATCGACCAGCTAATGAAGATGCCACTGACCGATCCGAGCGCACGGCACTTCTCCGACGAGGAAATTTCGGACCACATCTACACGATGATCGTAGCG GGTAATGAGACATCCGCAACGCAATTAGCGCATACCTGTCTGCTGCTGGCGATGCATCCCCACATCCAGACGAAAGCGTACGAAGAGGTGGCCGGGCTGGTCTTCTCGCCCGATCAGGAGATAACGATCGAGCTGATGAAAGATCTGCACTATCTCGAGTGTGTGCTGAAGGAGGCGATGCGCCTGATGCCGGTCGCACCCATCGTTGGGCGGCAGAGCAGGGCCGAAATCGTGCTGGACGGCCACCGCATCCCGCAGGGCAGCGTGTTTCTCTTTCACTTCTACGCGCTGCACCGGCGGAAGGACGTTTGGGGCCCGACGGCCGACGAGTTCGAGCCGGGCCGGTTTCTGGCGGACGGGGGGCGCCACCCGTACGCCCACCTGCCGTTCAGTGGTGGGCCGCGGGGCTGCATCGGCTATCGGTACGCGATGATGAGCCTGAAGACGCTGCTGGCCCAGCTGCTGCGGAACTACGAGCTGACGACGGAGCTGCGCTACGAGGACATCCGGTACCAGTACCAGATATCGCTCAATCTGGCCTTCCCGCACGCGGTGCAGCTGCGTCGGCGGGCGGTTTAG
- the LOC1273411 gene encoding microprocessor complex subunit DGCR8, which yields METVESAQPPGSEADVQENETVATTDGGAGIPSGCPMAKRRKVDSSSGSGKGSESEEDNSANATPKEAAAVDNLREFDVLDEVQGDNSDEDSETGAGDMDDGSSEGSDVNYDDIESMLDEGLPEELRNTNKKQPYEERFKQVLEEKGRNHFEVLPEGWVQATHMSGMPLYLHKASRVCTASRPYFLGPGSVRKHEIPLSAIPCLNYRKALEKEDELKKELAAATAAQAAAAANGAENGDASNEAASEGQEGGVTKEAAEPVPERQLHNAQLSKMIASATTTAEAQANAKLLPLKVSAKIETVTENLKAQSLTSDAVVEYCKKLFRFKTIRVLRFKSWAARRKFTKHRKHIKNLQRPTLPDGTKLITFPMLNIEDEQGNPHARPKKEWIMNPNGKSYVCILHEYVQHALRKQPTYEFKELENAATPYSATVTINELKYGTGYGTSKKQAKSEAARETLEILIPDMKDKITGKDAKGASNGGGAGAGGSGSGGSQQQSSDLRELSVFDEIKIEDPRVAEFCAKTTEPSPHAILLTCLQRNFGLGEVHINYEVNTMKHRKNEFTMTVGKHVATVVCKNKRDGKQRASQAILQILHPHIKTWGSLLRLYGNRSVKSYKEKKQEEQEITVLQSKAAINQPNYAILEKLKQEMSKLEERQRNVRVIGKFVPPSDVDLPTGAGANLKNVDL from the exons ATGGAAACTGTCGAAAGTGCACAGCCGCCTGGCAGTGAAGCGGATGTACAGGAGAACGAAACGGTGGCTACGACCGACGGTGGAGCGGGCATACCATCCGGGTGCCCGATGGCAAAGCGTAGAAAAGTCGATTCGTCATCCGGCAGTGGGAAAGGGAGCGAATCGGAGGAAGACAATTCGGCGAACGCGACACCGAAAGAGGCCGCTGCGGTGGATAACCTGCGCGAGTTTGACGTCCTGGATGAGGTGCAGGGTGATAACTCAGACGAGGACTCGGAAACGGGTG CCGGTGACATGGATGATGGCAGCTCGGAAGGATCGGACGTCAACTACGACGATATAGAGTCCATGCTGGATGAAGGCCTGCCGGAGGAGCTGCGCAACACGAACAAGAAGCAGCCGTACGAAGAGCGCTTCAAGCAGGTGCTCGAGGAGAAGGGTCGCAATCATTTCGAGGTGCTGCCGGAAGGATGGGTCCAGGCCACGCACATGAGCGGAATGCCGCTGTATCTGCACAAAGCGTCCCGCGTTTGTACCGCCTCTAGGCCATACTTTCTCGGGCCGGGCAGTGTGAGG AAACATGAAATACCGCTCAGCGCCATCCCTTGTCTCAACTATCGCAAAGCGCTCGAGAAGGAGGATGAGCTGAAGAAGGAACTGGCGGCCGCTACCGCTGCCCAGGCAGCCGCCGCTGCAAACGGTGCCGAAAACGGCGACGCGAGCAACGAGGCTGCCAGCGAAGGACAGGAAGGAGGAGTCACCAAAGAAGCGGCCGAACCGGTCCCGGAGCGTCAGCTACACAACGCACAGCTGAGTAAAATGATTGCCAGCGCTACGACCACTGCCGAGGCACAGGCCAACGCcaagctgctgccgctgaAGGTGAGCGCCAAGATCGAAACGGTCACCGAGAACCTGAAGGCCCAATCGCTCACCTCGGATGCGGTGGTGGAGTACTGCAAGAAGCTGTTCCGCTTCAAAACGATACGCGTGCTGCGCTTCAAATCGTGGGCAGCACGTCGCAAGTTCACCAAGCACCGGAAGCACATAAAGAACTTGCAGCGCCCGACGCTGCCGGACGGTACGAAGCTGATCACCTTCCCGATGCTGAACATCGAGGACGAACAGGGCAATCCGCACGCCCGGCCGAAGAAGGAGTGGATCATGAACCCGAACGGCAAGAGCTACGTTTGCATTCTGCACGAGTACGTGCAGCACGCCCTGCGCAAGCAGCCAACGTACGAGTTCAAGGAGCTGGAGAACGCAGCGACCCCCTACTCGGCGACGGTTACGATAAACGAGCTAAAGTACGGCACTGGCTACGGTACCAGCAAAAAGCAGGCGAAAAGTGAAGCCGCCCGTGAAACGCTCGAAATCCTCATCCCCGACATGAAGGACAAAATTACGGGCAAGGATGCGAAGGGTGCCTCGAACGGTGGTGGCGCCGGTGCTGGCGGCAGTGGCAGCGGTGGCTCCCAGCAGCAATCGTCCGATCTGCGCGAGCTGTCCGTGTTCGATGAGATCAAAATCGAGGACCCGAGGGTGGCCGAGTTTTGTGCGAAAACGACGGAACCATCGCCCCATGCCATCCTGCTTACCTGCCTGCAGCGCAACTTTGGGCTCGGCGAGGTGCACATCAACTACGAGGTGAACACGATGAAGCACCGGAAGAACGAGTTCACCATGACGGTGGGCAAGCACGTGGCCACGGTCGTGTGCAAGAACAAGCGGGACGGCAAGCAGCGCGCCTCGCAAGCCATCCTGCAGATACTGCACCCGCACATCAAGACCTGGGGCTCGCTGTTGCGACTGTACGGCAACCGGTCGGTGAAGTCGTACAAGGAGAAAAagcaggaggagcaggaaATTACCGTGCTGCAGAGCAAGGCCGCCATCAACCAGCCGAACTACGCGATCCTGGAGAAGCTGAAGCAGGAAATGTCCAAGCTAGAGGAGCGGCAGCGCAATGTGCGCGTGATCGGTAAGTTTGTGCCACCGTCGGATGTGGATCTACCGACCGGGGCGGGGGCAAACTTAAAGAACGTGGATCTATAG
- the LOC1273409 gene encoding uncharacterized protein LOC1273409, protein MKQRCAFAGCEKLLPAVLLLLFALQATVPEGTVAGCSMLNNDNAEQRGAAMLADPATVKQVPEVTMQDAIAQCNRSFIIQPEYLAELNQTGSFPEETDKIPLCFIRCYLKALGILTEDDKVNKEVALARNWATSGETVDECLEEMAGSACEQAYFFTRCVMTRALVDGKSKDNK, encoded by the exons ATGAAGCAACGGTGCGCTTTTGCCGGGTGCGAAAAGTTGCTGCcggcggtgctgctgctgctgttcgcgcTGCAGGCAACCGTCCCGGAAGGCACGGTCGCGGGCTGCAGCATGCTGAACAACGACAACGCCGAGCAGCGGGGCGCTGCCATGCTGGCCGATCCGGCCACCGTCAAACAGGTGCCCGAGGTGACGATGCAGGACGCGATCGCGCAGTGCAACCGGAGCTTCATCATCCAGCCGGAGTATCTGGCCGAGCTGAACCAAACCGGCAGCTTCCCGGAAGAAACGGACAAGATACCGCTG TGCTTCATCCGGTGCTATCTGAAAGCGCTCGGCATACTGACGGAGGACGATAAGGTGAACAAGGAGGTGGCGCTCGCCCGCAACTGGGCCACCTCGGGCGAAACCGTCGACGAGTGTCTGGAGGAGATGG CTGGTAGTGCCTGCGAACAGGCGTACTTCTTCACGCGCTGCGTCATGACCCGCGCCCTGGTGGATGGGAAGAGCAAGGATAACAAGTAA
- the LOC1273408 gene encoding glucose dehydrogenase [FAD, quinone], which yields MSSCACPMTSPVGATLAALCGGTQYMLFMGLLEVFIRSQCDLEDPCGRTKAKSSRNVDYEYDFIVVGGGSGGSVIASRLSEIKNWKVLLIEAGPDEPTGAQIPSMFLNYLGSDIDWKFNTEPEQYACLGSPEQRCYWPRGKVLGGTSVLNGMMYIRGNPQDYDDWDAMGNPGWKWKDVLPYFMKSEDNLQINEVDSKYHSTGGMLPVGRFPYNPPFSYSVLKGGEQLGYQVQDLNGANTTGFMIAQMTNKNGIRYSAARAFLRPAVNRANLHILLNTTVTKVLVHPTSKTAHGVEIVDEDGHMRKILVKKEVIVSGGAVNSPQILLLSGIGPREHLEKVGVRPIHDLPGVGKNLHNHVAYFINFFLNDTNTAPLNWATAMEYLLFRDGLMSGTGVSAVTAKISSKYAERPDDPDLQFYFGGFLADCAKTGQVGELLSNDSRSVQIFPAVLHPKSRGYIELKSNDPLEHPKIVVNYLKEDHDVKVLVEGIKFAVRLSETDALQAYGMDLDRTPVKACQDKDFGSQEYWECAVRQNTGAENHQAGSCKMGPTSDPLAVVDHELRVHGVRNLRVVDASVMPKVTSGNTNAPIIMIAEKGAHLIRRAWGAR from the exons ATGTCGTCCTGTGCGTGTCCTATGACGAGCCCCGTCGGGGCCACGCTGGCCGCACTGTGCGGCGGTACGCAGTACATGCTGTTCATGGGACTGCTGGAGGTGTTCATAAGGTCACAGTGCGATCTGGAGGATCCGTGCGGACGGACCAAG GCAAAATCATCCCGAAATGTGGACTACGAGTACGACTTCATTGTGGTTGGCGGTGGATCGGGCGGTTCGGTAATCGCGTCCCGGCTCTCGGAGATCAAGAACTGGAAGGTGCTACTGATTGAAGCGG GACCGGATGAACCGACGGGCGCCCAGATCCCGTCCATGTTTCTGAACTATCTCGGCAGCGACATCGACTGGAAGTTTAACACCGAGCCGGAACAGTACGCCTGCCTGGGGTCGCCCGAGCAGCGCTGCTACTGGCCTCGGGGCAAGGTACTCGGCGGCACGTCCGTGCTGAACGGCATGATGTACATCCGGGGCAACCCGCAGGACTACGACGACTGGGACGCGATGGGCAATCCGGGCTGGAAGTGGAAGGACGTGCTGCCGTACTTCATGAAGTCGGAGGACAACCTGCAGATCAACGAGGTCGACTCGAAGTACCATTCGACGGGTGGCATGCTACCGGTTGGGCGGTTCCCGTACAACCCGCCGTTCTCCTACTCGGTGCTCAAGGGCGGCGAACAGCTCGGCTACCAGGTGCAGGATCTGAACGGTGCCAACACGACCGGCTTCATGATTGCGCAGATGACGAACAAGAACGGCATCCGGTACAGTGCGGCGCGTGCCTTCCTGCGCCCGGCCGTCAACCGGGCCAACCTGCACATCCTGCTCAACACGACCGTCACGAAGGTGCTGGTGCATCCGACCTCGAAGACGGCGCACGGTGTCGAGATTGTCGATGAGGATGGGCATATGCGCAAGATTCTGGTGAAGAAGGAGGTGATCGTGAGCGGTGGAGCGGTCAACTCGCCCCAGATACTGCTGCTGAGCGGCATTGGACCGCGCGAACATCTGGAGAAGGTGGGCGTGCGTCCGATACACGATCTGCCGGGCGTGGGCAAGAACCTGCACAATCACGTCGCGTACTTCATAAACTTCTTCCTGAACGATACGAACACGGCACCGCTGAACTGGGCGACGGCGATGGAGTATCTGCTGTTCCGCGACGGGCTCATGTCGGGGACGGGCGTTTCGGCCGTGACGGCCAAGATCAGCTCGAAGTACGCGGAGCGACCGGATGATCCGGATCTGCAGTTCTACTTCGGCGGGTTCCTGGCTGACTGTGCCAAGACGGGGCAGGTCGGTGAGCTGCTCAGCAACGATTCCCGCTCGGTGCAGATCTTCCCGGCCGTGCTGCACCCGAAGAGCCGCGGGTACATTGAGCTGAAGTCGAACGACCCGCTGGAACATCCGAAGATTGTCGTGAACTACCTGAAGGAGGATCACGACGTGAAGGTGCTGGTGGAGGGCATCAAGTTTGCGGTGCGGCTCTCGGAAACGGACGCGCTGCAGGCGTACGGCATGGATCTGGACCGAACGCCCGTCAAAGCGTGCCAGGATAAGGACTTTGGAAGTCAG GAATACTGGGAGTGTGCCGTACGACAGAACACCGGTGCGGAGAACCATCAGGCCGGTTCGTGCAAGATGGGCCCGACCAGTGACCCGCTGGCCGTGGTCGATCACGAGCTGCGTGTGCACGGCGTACGGAATCTGCGAGTTGTCGACGCGTCCGTCATGCCGAAGGTGACCTCGGGCAACACGAACGCACCGATCATCATGATCGCCGAGAAGGGTGCCCATCTGATTCGCCGGGCGTGGGGCGCTCGCTAG